In the genome of Pediococcus claussenii ATCC BAA-344, one region contains:
- a CDS encoding PepSY domain-containing protein produces the protein MSIKRLKFFIISSAVATAFVAGVGLSNYLKAHRKLNSKTVLRKVRNGFSAEDRPIEGTWIEAKSEELNRNGLHAFVYYGGISRYEDGKLVQYEFIADAYTGTLIDIYRL, from the coding sequence ATGTCAATAAAACGTTTGAAATTTTTTATCATTAGTTCTGCCGTCGCAACAGCTTTTGTAGCAGGCGTCGGTTTATCAAACTATCTCAAGGCACACCGTAAGCTCAATTCAAAAACTGTTCTTCGTAAGGTTCGAAACGGCTTTTCAGCAGAAGATAGACCAATCGAAGGAACATGGATTGAAGCAAAATCTGAAGAACTTAACCGCAACGGGTTACACGCTTTTGTGTACTATGGTGGAATCTCCCGTTATGAGGATGGAAAACTGGTCCAATATGAGTTTATAGCTGACGCATACACCGGTACCTTGATTGATATATATCGTCTGTAA
- the trmB gene encoding tRNA (guanosine(46)-N7)-methyltransferase TrmB, whose amino-acid sequence MRVRNKPWAIELIPEHPELIVEHGQDLKGKWQTRFARKQPIFIEVGMGKGQFVINMAKKYPDYNFIGIEIQKTVVGIALKNALEFTLPNLQLLYADGADLTDYFDDGEISKVFLNFSDPWPKTRHEKRRLTFKSFLKVYKQILIDNGIIEFKTDNQGLFEYSLVSLNNYGMEFDNVWLDLHKSDENVENVETEYEHRFSVKGQPIYKLKAHFI is encoded by the coding sequence ATGAGAGTTAGAAATAAGCCTTGGGCAATTGAGTTAATACCTGAACACCCCGAATTAATAGTAGAGCATGGTCAGGATCTTAAAGGAAAATGGCAGACGCGGTTTGCAAGAAAACAACCCATATTTATAGAAGTCGGTATGGGAAAGGGACAATTTGTAATTAACATGGCAAAAAAATATCCGGATTATAATTTCATTGGTATTGAAATCCAGAAAACAGTAGTGGGAATTGCGCTCAAAAATGCTTTGGAATTTACTTTACCTAATTTGCAATTGTTATATGCAGATGGTGCGGATTTAACCGACTATTTTGATGACGGAGAAATTAGCAAAGTTTTCTTGAATTTTTCTGATCCCTGGCCCAAAACTCGTCACGAAAAAAGAAGGCTCACTTTTAAGAGCTTTCTAAAAGTCTATAAACAAATATTGATTGATAATGGTATTATTGAATTCAAGACTGATAATCAAGGATTGTTTGAATATTCGCTAGTTAGTTTGAATAACTACGGTATGGAGTTTGATAATGTGTGGCTTGATTTGCACAAAAGTGATGAAAACGTTGAGAATGTTGAGACGGAATATGAACATAGGTTTAGCGTCAAAGGACAACCAATTTATAAATTAAAGGCGCATTTTATTTAA
- a CDS encoding ABC transporter permease translates to MSELWRKRNQAYHKMIFKYLRYVLNDHLVLAMMFFVGGVGLAYSSWLSGISSSNLLIRPLVIVATSFAAILGKPVLLLQEPDKIFLLPQENLISKDFVKHSYRLTAFSRFLIMIIVLLIATPLLGLILRMWLLATVFSLQMIFVSLINLKLDYQQFFFNKWKMKWWYKLIGAIAVAMLGLEINPFFSFAITIIIGGLLLLTSDHHGNFDWLSAISFEAKRMNGLYRFFSLFTNVPQLETKSKRRRYLDPLILLLSPKSSSPFEYIYGRTILRGGELGSLVLRLLVIAVLIIGFSSNLELKVLISAVSLYLMAVQAVAVYPQVGQNVLTKIYPLETDVAQKALRKIILKLSIGFSIVLIIASTISMSGFIDLMWIILGQIIVIFLVTLWFIPRYVKKVGEQI, encoded by the coding sequence ATGAGTGAGTTATGGCGTAAACGAAATCAAGCTTATCACAAAATGATTTTTAAGTATTTAAGATATGTGTTGAATGATCACTTAGTGCTAGCAATGATGTTCTTCGTGGGCGGAGTAGGACTGGCGTATTCTTCATGGCTGAGCGGAATATCCTCTAGTAATCTATTAATTAGACCATTAGTGATTGTTGCCACGTCTTTTGCGGCAATTTTAGGTAAACCGGTTTTGCTATTACAGGAGCCTGATAAAATATTCTTATTACCGCAAGAAAATTTAATTTCAAAAGACTTTGTAAAACATTCTTATCGATTAACTGCTTTTTCTCGTTTTTTAATAATGATAATTGTTTTATTAATTGCGACCCCTTTATTGGGATTGATTTTGCGTATGTGGCTGTTGGCTACAGTATTTAGCTTACAAATGATCTTCGTTAGTCTTATTAATTTGAAATTAGATTATCAACAATTTTTTTTTAATAAGTGGAAGATGAAATGGTGGTACAAATTGATTGGTGCTATAGCAGTAGCGATGCTAGGGTTAGAAATCAATCCATTTTTTTCGTTTGCCATTACAATTATTATTGGTGGCTTGCTTTTGCTTACTTCTGATCATCATGGGAACTTTGATTGGCTATCCGCAATTAGCTTTGAAGCCAAACGAATGAATGGTTTATATCGTTTTTTTAGTTTGTTTACCAATGTTCCTCAGCTAGAAACAAAGTCAAAACGGCGACGTTATTTAGATCCACTTATTTTGCTTTTATCGCCTAAGTCAAGTTCACCTTTTGAATATATTTATGGCCGTACTATTTTGAGGGGCGGGGAGTTAGGTAGTTTAGTTTTGAGGCTGTTAGTAATTGCAGTTTTAATTATTGGATTTTCGTCTAATTTAGAACTTAAAGTCTTAATCTCGGCCGTATCACTTTATTTAATGGCAGTACAAGCAGTGGCAGTTTATCCTCAAGTAGGACAGAATGTGCTTACTAAGATATATCCATTGGAAACTGATGTAGCGCAGAAAGCTTTGCGAAAAATTATATTAAAATTATCGATTGGTTTTAGCATAGTTTTAATCATTGCATCTACAATTTCTATGTCTGGTTTTATAGATTTAATGTGGATCATTTTGGGGCAAATCATTGTAATTTTTTTAGTTACACTCTGGTTTATACCTAGGTACGTAAAAAAAGTAGGAGAACAGATATGA